The following are encoded together in the Humulus lupulus chromosome 5, drHumLupu1.1, whole genome shotgun sequence genome:
- the LOC133834524 gene encoding uncharacterized protein LOC133834524 isoform X1 has protein sequence MVCSLVNPYWWCNGCTCSIMGAYEESKQLVESQTAQGDVFNSFPYPPSYHIEETHWKEFVKRRTSKEFQDFRKLQQERCNHLQYPHRTSRHSYTKLEADLQAKWGTTKQIYRSILWKEAKKDFSGNYVTECDKVMGEAIVSCKTLNGFW, from the exons ATGGTATGCTCTCTCGTCAACCCTTATTGGTGGTGTAATGGGTGCACATGCTCAATTATGGGAG CTTATGAAGAATCCAAGCAACTAGTGGAGAGCCAAACAGCTCAAGGAGATGTTTTCAATTCATTTCCA TACCCACCAAGCTATCATATAGAAGAAACACATTGGAAAGAATTTGTCAAGAGAAGGACATCCAAAGAGTTTCAAGAttttagaaaattacaacaagaaAGGTGTAATCATTTACAATACCCTCATAGAACTTCACGCCATAGCTATACTAAATTGGAAGCTGATTTA CAAGCTAAGTGGGGCACAACAAAGCAGATATATCGATCTATACTCTGGAAGGAGGCCAAAAAAGATTTTTCCGGCAACTATGTCACAGAGTGTGACAAGGTCATGGGAGAGGCCATCGTAAGTTGTAAAACGTTAAATGGCTTTTGGTAA
- the LOC133834524 gene encoding uncharacterized protein LOC133834524 isoform X2 — MLNYGSKAYEESKQLVESQTAQGDVFNSFPYPPSYHIEETHWKEFVKRRTSKEFQDFRKLQQERCNHLQYPHRTSRHSYTKLEADLQAKWGTTKQIYRSILWKEAKKDFSGNYVTECDKVMGEAIVSCKTLNGFW; from the exons ATGCTCAATTATGGGAG CAAAGCTTATGAAGAATCCAAGCAACTAGTGGAGAGCCAAACAGCTCAAGGAGATGTTTTCAATTCATTTCCA TACCCACCAAGCTATCATATAGAAGAAACACATTGGAAAGAATTTGTCAAGAGAAGGACATCCAAAGAGTTTCAAGAttttagaaaattacaacaagaaAGGTGTAATCATTTACAATACCCTCATAGAACTTCACGCCATAGCTATACTAAATTGGAAGCTGATTTA CAAGCTAAGTGGGGCACAACAAAGCAGATATATCGATCTATACTCTGGAAGGAGGCCAAAAAAGATTTTTCCGGCAACTATGTCACAGAGTGTGACAAGGTCATGGGAGAGGCCATCGTAAGTTGTAAAACGTTAAATGGCTTTTGGTAA
- the LOC133778875 gene encoding uncharacterized protein LOC133778875: MLEQRNEGKLIEIGKNYILTQVFVSLDLVAILESIQQKLRHQLTFLQKSTPDVEVPIYTTPEVEAPIGTSTLYETPTPSPSIHPEPLKKDVKCKLYVGQSGDVVALGRVVATKGNVHGKILAPGNYCMAVDKCLDGSAKLPVSVGDDMTFVVHAVNNYVAWPSHLIITYDHEQVTKVLIEN; this comes from the exons ATGCTTGAGCAAAGAAACGAGGGAAAACTGATTGAGATCGGAAAAAATTACATCCTAACACAAGTGTTTG TCAGTCTAGATTTGGTAGCCATTCTAGAGTCAATACAACAGAAGTTGAGGCACCAATTGACATTTCTCCAGAAGTCTACTCCAGATGTTGAGGTTCCAATTTACACTACTCCAGAAGTTGAGGCACCGATTGGCACTAGTACTTTGTATGAGACACCTACACCTTCACCTTCTATTCATCCTGAGCCACTGAAG AAAGATGTTAAGTGCAAATTATACGTTGGGCAAAGTGGTGATGTTGTGGCTCTTGGACGGGTGGTGGCTACCAAAGGCAATGTACATGGGAAAATTTTAGCACCTGGTAACTATTGCATGGCTGTTGATAAATGTCTAGATGGGAGTGCGAAACTACCTGTCTCAGTTGGGGATGACATGACTTTTGTGGTTCATGCAGTCAACAATTATGTTGCTTGGCCATCGCATCTGATCATTACTTATGACCATGAACAGGTAACAAAAGTTTTGATAGAAAATTGA
- the LOC133834523 gene encoding uncharacterized protein LOC133834523 isoform X1, which produces MMVDLWRASKSRLVKDIISAKTESERQALKPDCIKSDVEWRAFIKQKTSKEHMALRAKFQEIRKKTIPHTLSRRGYARTIDDMTKQNQGGNITRVQTFQKAHTRKNGELINSTTSEFLGQLDDIIRENPNSETTKNIEEDALTILFGEPKSGCQIGQGRGMSKSKSIVVHMYQDKIEVLEKEQHNMKKQLVELLKLFKGNGGKVSTSDGQSHITHSPKPSSSSLNHCDKSVVHEESHNFSDMNSACYLLDWKGEMVAEGRWSSSDPNTLVHGIPLGPEFMRVWVDIAISLSAYLFRPSHSMITIQEVVGSIIAWPSEKVVPRCHFNDRAYC; this is translated from the exons ATGATGGTTGACCTATGGAGAGCCTCAAAATCTAGGCTTGTCAAAGACATTATTAGTGCTAAAACTGAAAGTGAACGACAAGCACTAAAACCAGATTGCATCAAGAGTGATGTAGAGTGGAGGGCTTTTATTAAACAGAAAACTAGTAAAGAGCATATG GCTTTACGGGCTAAATTTCAAGAGATAAGAAAGAAAACTATTCCACACACCTTAAGTagaagaggatatgctcgaacaattgATGATATG ACTAAACAAAATCAAGGTGGGAATATAACTAGGGTTCAGACATTTCAGAAAGCCCATACTAGGAAGAATGGTGAGCTAATCAACTCAACAACTTCTGAATTTTTG GGGCAATTAGATGACATTATACGTGAAAACCCAAATtctgaaactacaaaaaatatcGAAGAGGATGCACTAACAATATTGTTCGGTGAACCAAAATCTGGTTGTCAAATTGGCCAAGGAAGAGGGATGTCAAAATCAAAATCGATTGTTGTTCATATGTATCAAGACAAGATTGAAGTACTTGAAAAAGAACAACACAACATGAAGAAGCAACTTGTTGAATTGCTCAAACTTTTTAAGGGAAAT GGTGGTAAAGTATCAACAAGTGATGGACAATCTCACATTACTCATTCTCCAAAG CCTTCAAGTTCTTCATTGAATCATTGTGACAAGAGTGTTGTCCATGAAGAGAGCCATAACTTTTCAGATATGAATAGTGCTTGTTACTTGCTTGATTGGAAGGGTGAAATggttgctgaaggtcgttggtCTTCTAGTGATCCAAACACACTTGTTCATGGGATTCCTCTTGGACCCGAATTCATGCGAGTGTGGGTTGACATTGCTATCTCACTGAGTGCTTATTTGTTTCGTCCTAGCCACTCAATGATCACCATACAAGAAGTCGTTGGCTCTATTATTGCATGGCCTTCGGAGAAGGTTGTTCCGAGGTGTCATTTCAATGATAGAGCTTACTGTTAA
- the LOC133834523 gene encoding uncharacterized protein LOC133834523 isoform X2, protein MMVDLWRASKSRLVKDIISAKTESERQALKPDCIKSDVEWRAFIKQKTSKEHMTKQNQGGNITRVQTFQKAHTRKNGELINSTTSEFLGQLDDIIRENPNSETTKNIEEDALTILFGEPKSGCQIGQGRGMSKSKSIVVHMYQDKIEVLEKEQHNMKKQLVELLKLFKGNGGKVSTSDGQSHITHSPKPSSSSLNHCDKSVVHEESHNFSDMNSACYLLDWKGEMVAEGRWSSSDPNTLVHGIPLGPEFMRVWVDIAISLSAYLFRPSHSMITIQEVVGSIIAWPSEKVVPRCHFNDRAYC, encoded by the exons ATGATGGTTGACCTATGGAGAGCCTCAAAATCTAGGCTTGTCAAAGACATTATTAGTGCTAAAACTGAAAGTGAACGACAAGCACTAAAACCAGATTGCATCAAGAGTGATGTAGAGTGGAGGGCTTTTATTAAACAGAAAACTAGTAAAGAGCATATG ACTAAACAAAATCAAGGTGGGAATATAACTAGGGTTCAGACATTTCAGAAAGCCCATACTAGGAAGAATGGTGAGCTAATCAACTCAACAACTTCTGAATTTTTG GGGCAATTAGATGACATTATACGTGAAAACCCAAATtctgaaactacaaaaaatatcGAAGAGGATGCACTAACAATATTGTTCGGTGAACCAAAATCTGGTTGTCAAATTGGCCAAGGAAGAGGGATGTCAAAATCAAAATCGATTGTTGTTCATATGTATCAAGACAAGATTGAAGTACTTGAAAAAGAACAACACAACATGAAGAAGCAACTTGTTGAATTGCTCAAACTTTTTAAGGGAAAT GGTGGTAAAGTATCAACAAGTGATGGACAATCTCACATTACTCATTCTCCAAAG CCTTCAAGTTCTTCATTGAATCATTGTGACAAGAGTGTTGTCCATGAAGAGAGCCATAACTTTTCAGATATGAATAGTGCTTGTTACTTGCTTGATTGGAAGGGTGAAATggttgctgaaggtcgttggtCTTCTAGTGATCCAAACACACTTGTTCATGGGATTCCTCTTGGACCCGAATTCATGCGAGTGTGGGTTGACATTGCTATCTCACTGAGTGCTTATTTGTTTCGTCCTAGCCACTCAATGATCACCATACAAGAAGTCGTTGGCTCTATTATTGCATGGCCTTCGGAGAAGGTTGTTCCGAGGTGTCATTTCAATGATAGAGCTTACTGTTAA